One genomic region from Phragmites australis chromosome 1, lpPhrAust1.1, whole genome shotgun sequence encodes:
- the LOC133926708 gene encoding transcription factor bHLH128-like isoform X1: MNRLTPPYGTMPPPGQGLARYGSAPGSLLAAIAASVTRGEPPPPPVSRFFSGESSGLTSCESSCRTDGGRPTLERAYGGSGEIRVPPPPQQQQHPASQVGQHGGPGVSPLFRHSSSPAGLLSGLMADPHGMAATRGMGSYSQAGTGAALAHDRRQLSSQWSFSRRDLPQISEMGMIPDIGESIVAGGCNSSSDGGAQSSYLSRNFSVSSWDDTNSIMFSSPSKKPKVDAADDIVTSLSNIDSQFGLSKSSLEMSGMDDYLQMQQDSIACRARAKRGCATHPRSIAERERRTRISKRLKKLQDLVPNMDKQTNTSDMLDLAVEYIKELKDQVERIRVGSKTRPSSYNAKMDPCRS; encoded by the exons ATGAACCGCCTGACGCCGCCGTACGGGACGATGCCGCCGCCAGGGCAGGGGCTGGCGCGCTACGGCTCCGCCCCGGGCTCGCTcctcgccgccatcgccgctTCCGTCACCCGTGGCgagcccccgccgccgcccgtgagcCGGTTCTTCTCCGGCGAGTCCTCCGGGCTCACCTCCTGCGAATCCAGCTGCCGGACGGACGGCGGCCGCCCCACGCTCGAGCGGGCGTacggcggctccggcgagatccgcgtgccgccgccgccgcagcagcagcagcatccgGCATCGCAGGTGGGCCAGCACGGGGGCCCGGGGGTCTCCCCGCTCTTCAGACACAGCAGCTCCCCCGCCGGGCTGCTCTCCGGCCTCATGGCCGACCCGCACG GCATGGCTGCGACGAGAGGGATGGGGAGCTACTCGCAGGCGGGCACCGGCGCCGCACTGGCTCACGACCGCAGGCAGCTGAGCTCGCAGTGGAGCTTCTCGAGGCGGGACCTGCCGCAGATATCGGAGATGGGGATGATACCGGACATCGGCGAGAGCATCGTTGCAGGTGGATGCAACAGCTCCAGCGACGGTGGCGCGCAGTCCTCCTACCTCTCCAGGAACTTCTCGGTCAGCTCGTGGGACGACACCAACTCGATCATGTTCTCCTCCCCGAGCAAGAAGCCCAAGGTGGACGCTGCCGACGACATTGTCACCAGCTTGAGTAACATCGACTCGCAG TTTGGCTTGTCAAAGTCGTCGTTGGAGATGTCCGGCATGGATGATTACCTGCAGATGCAGCAGGACTCCATCGCTTGCAGAGCCCGTGCAAAGCGTGGGTGCGCAACTCACCCGCGAAGCATCGCTGAGAGG gaaagaagaacaaggattaGCAAGAGGCTGAAGAAGCTGCAAGATCTTGTGCCTAACATGGACAAG CAAACAAATACGTCAGACATGTTGGATCTTGCTGTAGAGTACATCAAAGAGCTAAAGGACCAAGTTGAG AGAATTAGAGTTGGATCTAAAACACGACCAAGCTCTTACAATGCTAAAATGGATCCATGCAGAAGCTAA
- the LOC133926708 gene encoding transcription factor bHLH128-like isoform X2: MNRLTPPYGTMPPPGQGLARYGSAPGSLLAAIAASVTRGEPPPPPVSRFFSGESSGLTSCESSCRTDGGRPTLERAYGGSGEIRVPPPPQQQQHPASQVGQHGGPGVSPLFRHSSSPAGLLSGLMADPHGMAATRGMGSYSQAGTGAALAHDRRQLSSQWSFSRRDLPQISEMGMIPDIGESIVAGGCNSSSDGGAQSSYLSRNFSVSSWDDTNSIMFSSPSKKPKVDAADDIVTSLSNIDSQFGLSKSSLEMSGMDDYLQMQQDSIACRARAKRGCATHPRSIAERERRTRISKRLKKLQDLVPNMDKQTNTSDMLDLAVEYIKELKDQVEKLKHNQANCCCSGNQNS; the protein is encoded by the exons ATGAACCGCCTGACGCCGCCGTACGGGACGATGCCGCCGCCAGGGCAGGGGCTGGCGCGCTACGGCTCCGCCCCGGGCTCGCTcctcgccgccatcgccgctTCCGTCACCCGTGGCgagcccccgccgccgcccgtgagcCGGTTCTTCTCCGGCGAGTCCTCCGGGCTCACCTCCTGCGAATCCAGCTGCCGGACGGACGGCGGCCGCCCCACGCTCGAGCGGGCGTacggcggctccggcgagatccgcgtgccgccgccgccgcagcagcagcagcatccgGCATCGCAGGTGGGCCAGCACGGGGGCCCGGGGGTCTCCCCGCTCTTCAGACACAGCAGCTCCCCCGCCGGGCTGCTCTCCGGCCTCATGGCCGACCCGCACG GCATGGCTGCGACGAGAGGGATGGGGAGCTACTCGCAGGCGGGCACCGGCGCCGCACTGGCTCACGACCGCAGGCAGCTGAGCTCGCAGTGGAGCTTCTCGAGGCGGGACCTGCCGCAGATATCGGAGATGGGGATGATACCGGACATCGGCGAGAGCATCGTTGCAGGTGGATGCAACAGCTCCAGCGACGGTGGCGCGCAGTCCTCCTACCTCTCCAGGAACTTCTCGGTCAGCTCGTGGGACGACACCAACTCGATCATGTTCTCCTCCCCGAGCAAGAAGCCCAAGGTGGACGCTGCCGACGACATTGTCACCAGCTTGAGTAACATCGACTCGCAG TTTGGCTTGTCAAAGTCGTCGTTGGAGATGTCCGGCATGGATGATTACCTGCAGATGCAGCAGGACTCCATCGCTTGCAGAGCCCGTGCAAAGCGTGGGTGCGCAACTCACCCGCGAAGCATCGCTGAGAGG gaaagaagaacaaggattaGCAAGAGGCTGAAGAAGCTGCAAGATCTTGTGCCTAACATGGACAAG CAAACAAATACGTCAGACATGTTGGATCTTGCTGTAGAGTACATCAAAGAGCTAAAGGACCAAGTTGAG AAGCTAAAACACAACCAAGCAAACTGCTGTTGCTCAGGCAATCAGAACAGCTGA
- the LOC133926708 gene encoding transcription factor bHLH128-like isoform X3: MNRLTPPYGTMPPPGQGLARYGSAPGSLLAAIAASVTRGEPPPPPVSRFFSGESSGLTSCESSCRTDGGRPTLERAYGGSGEIRVPPPPQQQQHPASQVGQHGGPGVSPLFRHSSSPAGLLSGLMADPHGMAATRGMGSYSQAGTGAALAHDRRQLSSQWSFSRRDLPQISEMGMIPDIGESIVAGGCNSSSDGGAQSSYLSRNFSVSSWDDTNSIMFSSPSKKPKVDAADDIVTSLSNIDSQFGLSKSSLEMSGMDDYLQMQQDSIACRARAKRGCATHPRSIAERERRTRISKRLKKLQDLVPNMDKVN, translated from the exons ATGAACCGCCTGACGCCGCCGTACGGGACGATGCCGCCGCCAGGGCAGGGGCTGGCGCGCTACGGCTCCGCCCCGGGCTCGCTcctcgccgccatcgccgctTCCGTCACCCGTGGCgagcccccgccgccgcccgtgagcCGGTTCTTCTCCGGCGAGTCCTCCGGGCTCACCTCCTGCGAATCCAGCTGCCGGACGGACGGCGGCCGCCCCACGCTCGAGCGGGCGTacggcggctccggcgagatccgcgtgccgccgccgccgcagcagcagcagcatccgGCATCGCAGGTGGGCCAGCACGGGGGCCCGGGGGTCTCCCCGCTCTTCAGACACAGCAGCTCCCCCGCCGGGCTGCTCTCCGGCCTCATGGCCGACCCGCACG GCATGGCTGCGACGAGAGGGATGGGGAGCTACTCGCAGGCGGGCACCGGCGCCGCACTGGCTCACGACCGCAGGCAGCTGAGCTCGCAGTGGAGCTTCTCGAGGCGGGACCTGCCGCAGATATCGGAGATGGGGATGATACCGGACATCGGCGAGAGCATCGTTGCAGGTGGATGCAACAGCTCCAGCGACGGTGGCGCGCAGTCCTCCTACCTCTCCAGGAACTTCTCGGTCAGCTCGTGGGACGACACCAACTCGATCATGTTCTCCTCCCCGAGCAAGAAGCCCAAGGTGGACGCTGCCGACGACATTGTCACCAGCTTGAGTAACATCGACTCGCAG TTTGGCTTGTCAAAGTCGTCGTTGGAGATGTCCGGCATGGATGATTACCTGCAGATGCAGCAGGACTCCATCGCTTGCAGAGCCCGTGCAAAGCGTGGGTGCGCAACTCACCCGCGAAGCATCGCTGAGAGG gaaagaagaacaaggattaGCAAGAGGCTGAAGAAGCTGCAAGATCTTGTGCCTAACATGGACAAGGTAAATTAA
- the LOC133926723 gene encoding OVARIAN TUMOR DOMAIN-containing deubiquitinating enzyme 4-like isoform X3, with protein sequence MSDRELRPLRSIRITGDGRCLFRSVAYGACLRSGKQSPSESLQKELADDLRAQVADEFVKRRGDTEWFLEGDFESYVSQMRNPYVWGGEPELLMCSHVLRMPITVYIHTNSSDSPRIVAEYGQEYGKDNPICVLYDGYGHYNALQSSLT encoded by the exons ATGTCAGATCGGGAGCTCCGCCCGCTGCGCTCGATCA GAATCACAGGGGACGGGCGATGCCTGTTCAGGTCCGTGGCTTACGGCGCATGCTTAAGGAGTGGAAAACAGTCACCGAGCGAGAGCCTCCAGAAGGAACTGGCTGACGATCTTCGAGCACAA GTAGCAGATGAATTTgtcaagagaagaggagacaCTGAATG GTTCCTTGAAGGAGATTTCGAGAGCTATGTGAGTCAGATGAGAAATCCTTATGTTTGGGGAGGAGAGCCTGAACTTCTCATGTGCTCCCATGTTCTCAG GATGCCCATCACCGTTTACATACATACCAACAGCTCCGATAGCCCCAGGATCGTAGCAGAATATGGTCAGGAATATGGCAAGGACAATCCGATTTGTGTTCTCTACGACGGTTATGGGCACTACAACGCGCTTCAGTCATCTCTT ACTTGA
- the LOC133926723 gene encoding OVARIAN TUMOR DOMAIN-containing deubiquitinating enzyme 4-like isoform X1 yields the protein MSDRELRPLRSIRITGDGRCLFRSVAYGACLRSGKQSPSESLQKELADDLRAQVADEFVKRRGDTEWFLEGDFESYVSQMRNPYVWGGEPELLMCSHVLRMPITVYIHTNSSDSPRIVAEYGQEYGKDNPICVLYDGYGHYNALQSSLETRVDNRRMRYLSLFYRTAAQV from the exons ATGTCAGATCGGGAGCTCCGCCCGCTGCGCTCGATCA GAATCACAGGGGACGGGCGATGCCTGTTCAGGTCCGTGGCTTACGGCGCATGCTTAAGGAGTGGAAAACAGTCACCGAGCGAGAGCCTCCAGAAGGAACTGGCTGACGATCTTCGAGCACAA GTAGCAGATGAATTTgtcaagagaagaggagacaCTGAATG GTTCCTTGAAGGAGATTTCGAGAGCTATGTGAGTCAGATGAGAAATCCTTATGTTTGGGGAGGAGAGCCTGAACTTCTCATGTGCTCCCATGTTCTCAG GATGCCCATCACCGTTTACATACATACCAACAGCTCCGATAGCCCCAGGATCGTAGCAGAATATGGTCAGGAATATGGCAAGGACAATCCGATTTGTGTTCTCTACGACGGTTATGGGCACTACAACGCGCTTCAGTCATCTCTT GAGACACGTGTAGATAACCGGAGAATGCGTTACCTAAGCTTGTTCTATAGGACAGCTGCACAAGTGTGA
- the LOC133926723 gene encoding OVARIAN TUMOR DOMAIN-containing deubiquitinating enzyme 4-like isoform X2: MSDRELRPLRSIRITGDGRCLFRSVAYGACLRSGKQSPSESLQKELADDLRAQVADEFVKRRGDTEWFLEGDFESYVSQMRNPYVWGGEPELLMCSHVLRMPITVYIHTNSSDSPRIVAEYGQEYGKDNPICVLYDGYGHYNALQSSLVRTQSRLRHV, from the exons ATGTCAGATCGGGAGCTCCGCCCGCTGCGCTCGATCA GAATCACAGGGGACGGGCGATGCCTGTTCAGGTCCGTGGCTTACGGCGCATGCTTAAGGAGTGGAAAACAGTCACCGAGCGAGAGCCTCCAGAAGGAACTGGCTGACGATCTTCGAGCACAA GTAGCAGATGAATTTgtcaagagaagaggagacaCTGAATG GTTCCTTGAAGGAGATTTCGAGAGCTATGTGAGTCAGATGAGAAATCCTTATGTTTGGGGAGGAGAGCCTGAACTTCTCATGTGCTCCCATGTTCTCAG GATGCCCATCACCGTTTACATACATACCAACAGCTCCGATAGCCCCAGGATCGTAGCAGAATATGGTCAGGAATATGGCAAGGACAATCCGATTTGTGTTCTCTACGACGGTTATGGGCACTACAACGCGCTTCAGTCATCTCTTGTAAGAACACAATCAAGACT GAGACACGTGTAG